A stretch of Imperialibacter roseus DNA encodes these proteins:
- a CDS encoding ABC transporter permease — MKQLSPPKWADKFLRWYCSPDLLEEIEGDIYEIFEREAAADAQKARRRFIWNVLRFFRWANIKRTNSNYKTNQMGLIKNYFTVGFRNLSKNWGISLINILGLSVAIGMGIAIFIFVDMQTHMDDFHSNRRNIYQLINHVKTENSTAMWADAPLLIGPDLVDKHAGVDNVVRVEFQYGNMRFGDNVFSELVSFVDPALLKVFDFPIKYGDINALENKSYVVIDKNTAEKYFGRENAMGKDVSIKYSNGMIQNYTVGAVMDKTPDKASFSFEIMVPMDNFFDLQLEDHYDWAYSTDAIFIEMKEGRQPQELEETFSGFVALQNQTSSKWPIEKFEMVPLEQLALRSFEIDGSISGSGHPAGRIGLSVVAAMLVLLACFNYMNISVTAATRRLKEIAMRKVIGGNRRQIIYQFILENMILCTFALGLGTVMSYYFFLPGLNTMIPITIPFEFSSLPMLIAFFGGLLLFIGMVSGAYPAFYVSKFQPTSIFRGNEKLGSKNVFSKILLGFQFFFAISTIIACFVFTDNAIYQAEKDWGYNPKGIISMPLVEASDFQALRDAANRNTAVLSYAGSNYHVARANKLTKADVLDKEVKTYAFHVGENYMETMGFRLKEGRFFGDSKAADQSGSIIVTEMFVEKAGWGDAIGQQVTYDSTRYTVVGVVEDFMCNAFYDEMLPTVFTAAPEEGFNYFVVKTAAGNEKELDEYFASAWTGIAPNDPYNSKYQVDVFDYFFKENQGNIVVISFISGLAIVLACLGLFGLLGFSIQSRKKEFGIRKVLGADATQIIRIASKQYFWTILIAFLLGAPAGAFLITQMINAIYPDPKETTVLPFILAMGIVLVTTAVTVASQVAKATSVNPVDTLRSE; from the coding sequence ATGAAGCAGCTATCGCCGCCTAAATGGGCTGATAAATTCCTGAGGTGGTATTGCAGTCCCGATCTTCTGGAGGAGATCGAAGGGGATATCTATGAGATTTTTGAGAGGGAGGCTGCTGCAGACGCCCAAAAAGCCCGGCGGCGGTTTATTTGGAATGTACTTCGATTTTTTAGGTGGGCAAACATTAAAAGGACAAACTCAAATTATAAGACTAATCAAATGGGACTCATTAAAAATTACTTTACGGTAGGTTTCAGAAACCTATCCAAAAACTGGGGCATCTCGCTCATCAACATCCTTGGCTTGTCTGTAGCAATAGGCATGGGCATCGCCATTTTCATATTTGTTGATATGCAGACACATATGGACGACTTCCATTCCAACAGGAGGAATATTTACCAATTGATCAATCATGTGAAAACCGAGAACAGCACTGCGATGTGGGCAGATGCTCCCCTGCTCATAGGGCCGGATTTGGTAGACAAGCACGCTGGAGTTGACAATGTGGTGCGGGTCGAATTCCAGTATGGCAATATGCGGTTTGGTGACAATGTTTTTAGTGAGTTGGTATCGTTTGTTGACCCGGCTCTGCTGAAAGTGTTTGATTTTCCTATCAAGTATGGAGATATAAATGCGCTTGAGAACAAAAGTTATGTAGTGATTGATAAAAATACCGCAGAGAAATACTTTGGACGGGAGAACGCCATGGGCAAGGATGTTTCCATCAAGTATTCCAACGGTATGATTCAGAACTATACGGTGGGAGCGGTAATGGACAAGACGCCGGATAAAGCGAGCTTTTCATTTGAAATCATGGTACCGATGGACAACTTCTTTGATCTGCAGCTCGAAGATCATTATGACTGGGCCTATTCCACAGATGCTATTTTTATTGAAATGAAGGAAGGTCGCCAGCCACAGGAACTGGAGGAGACCTTTAGTGGATTTGTGGCGCTGCAGAATCAAACAAGCAGCAAATGGCCTATCGAGAAATTTGAGATGGTGCCATTGGAGCAACTGGCACTCAGGTCATTTGAAATAGATGGTTCGATAAGCGGGAGCGGGCATCCAGCCGGGCGTATTGGGCTTTCTGTGGTAGCAGCTATGCTGGTGTTGCTGGCTTGTTTTAATTATATGAATATCTCTGTAACGGCCGCTACCCGCCGCCTGAAAGAAATTGCCATGAGGAAGGTGATTGGGGGAAATCGGCGACAGATCATTTACCAGTTCATTTTGGAGAACATGATCTTATGCACTTTTGCACTGGGTTTGGGCACTGTAATGAGCTACTATTTCTTTTTGCCCGGGCTCAACACCATGATACCAATTACCATTCCCTTTGAATTTTCTAGTCTTCCCATGCTGATTGCTTTCTTCGGTGGGCTGTTACTATTTATTGGCATGGTGTCAGGTGCCTATCCGGCCTTCTATGTGTCGAAGTTTCAGCCAACCAGTATTTTCAGAGGAAATGAGAAGCTGGGTTCAAAGAATGTCTTCAGCAAAATATTGCTGGGCTTTCAGTTTTTCTTCGCCATAAGCACCATCATCGCTTGCTTTGTTTTTACTGACAATGCCATTTATCAGGCGGAAAAGGACTGGGGATACAATCCCAAAGGAATCATTTCAATGCCACTGGTGGAGGCGTCGGACTTTCAGGCCCTGAGGGATGCGGCCAACAGGAATACCGCTGTTTTGAGCTATGCCGGGAGCAATTACCACGTGGCCAGGGCCAATAAGCTCACCAAAGCCGACGTGCTTGATAAGGAAGTCAAAACCTATGCCTTTCATGTGGGCGAAAACTATATGGAAACGATGGGCTTCCGCCTTAAGGAAGGAAGGTTCTTTGGAGACAGCAAAGCAGCTGACCAGTCAGGAAGTATCATCGTAACAGAAATGTTTGTGGAAAAGGCTGGTTGGGGTGATGCTATTGGTCAGCAGGTGACTTATGATAGCACCCGATACACGGTAGTGGGGGTGGTGGAAGACTTCATGTGCAATGCATTTTACGATGAAATGCTACCAACTGTTTTCACTGCGGCGCCCGAGGAGGGTTTTAATTATTTCGTGGTGAAAACCGCTGCGGGTAATGAAAAAGAACTGGACGAATATTTTGCATCAGCATGGACAGGGATAGCTCCAAACGACCCTTACAACAGTAAGTATCAGGTAGATGTTTTTGACTACTTCTTTAAGGAAAATCAGGGAAATATTGTGGTGATAAGCTTCATATCGGGCTTAGCTATTGTCCTTGCTTGCCTGGGCTTGTTTGGTTTGCTCGGCTTTAGCATTCAAAGTCGGAAAAAGGAATTCGGGATAAGGAAGGTGCTGGGGGCTGATGCAACGCAAATTATCAGAATTGCCAGTAAACAATACTTTTGGACGATTCTTATTGCCTTTCTTTTGGGGGCACCGGCAGGTGCTTTTCTTATCACTCAAATGATCAACGCTATTTATCCAGACCCAAAGGAAACAACGGTGCTCCCTTTCATTCTGGCGATGGGCATTGTGCTGGTGACAACAGCCGTGACGGTGGCAAGCCAGGTTGCTAAAGCTACCAGCGTCAATCCTGTGGATACGTTGCGGAGTGAGTAG
- a CDS encoding PadR family transcriptional regulator, which yields MKGSYLGELEELILLTVGALFDEAYGVAVMDEIEKQTGRSMNVSAAHAVLRRLEEKGYVTSRMGGATNERGGRRKRYFTLTAVGKKALDESFAFRNELYKRIPKMAFNFSL from the coding sequence ATGAAAGGCTCCTATTTGGGTGAATTGGAAGAACTTATACTGCTGACAGTTGGGGCGTTGTTTGATGAGGCCTATGGTGTGGCGGTGATGGATGAAATAGAAAAGCAGACAGGAAGAAGCATGAATGTAAGTGCGGCTCATGCCGTGTTGCGGAGGCTGGAAGAGAAAGGCTATGTTACGTCACGGATGGGAGGAGCGACCAACGAAAGAGGCGGGCGACGCAAGCGGTACTTCACTTTGACGGCCGTTGGTAAAAAGGCGCTGGATGAGTCTTTTGCTTTCAGGAACGAACTGTACAAAAGAATACCAAAAATGGCCTTCAACTTTTCATTATGA
- a CDS encoding class I SAM-dependent rRNA methyltransferase yields the protein MSSYPTIVLKAGKERSIQRFHPWVFSGAIQHTPKGLNEGDLVQVLDSRKKFLGIGHYQIGSITVRMVAFSDVTVDQAFWKGKIDRAVEARRAVGLTKKGDLNVFRLIHGEGDGLPGLIMDYYNGTVVFQAHSVGMYLLKDTFASILKELDLPITACYNKSAGTIPFKAPIQAEDGFIFGEGDTIEVNEYGSKFTINVVEGQKTGFFIDQRESRRLLEEFSKGRKVLNTFCYTGGFSVSALKAGASEVVSVDSSQKAIDLTEQIIDLNFGKTEKHTSLCADAFDYLAKMPDDFDVIVLDPPAFAKHVRVLENGLKGYRTINEKAIKKIKPGGILFTFSCSQVVSPQDFRTAVFSAAAATGREVRILYQVHQPADHPVSIYHPEGEYLKGLVLQIS from the coding sequence ATGTCATCCTATCCCACCATTGTTCTCAAAGCAGGAAAAGAACGCTCCATTCAGCGTTTCCACCCATGGGTGTTTTCAGGAGCTATCCAACATACGCCAAAAGGATTAAATGAAGGTGACCTGGTGCAGGTGCTCGACAGCAGAAAGAAGTTTCTGGGCATAGGCCACTACCAAATCGGTTCGATCACTGTGCGCATGGTGGCTTTCTCCGACGTCACGGTCGATCAAGCCTTCTGGAAAGGCAAAATTGACAGGGCCGTTGAAGCCCGCAGGGCAGTAGGCCTGACGAAAAAAGGCGACCTCAATGTTTTTCGCCTGATACATGGGGAAGGCGACGGTTTGCCAGGGCTGATCATGGACTACTACAATGGTACGGTGGTTTTTCAAGCGCACTCTGTTGGTATGTACCTGCTGAAAGACACTTTTGCTTCTATCCTCAAAGAGCTTGACCTCCCCATAACCGCCTGCTACAACAAGAGCGCCGGCACCATCCCTTTCAAAGCACCTATCCAGGCCGAAGATGGGTTCATTTTCGGGGAGGGCGACACCATCGAGGTAAATGAATACGGAAGTAAGTTCACCATCAATGTGGTAGAGGGTCAAAAGACGGGCTTTTTTATCGACCAGCGGGAAAGCAGAAGGCTGCTGGAGGAGTTTAGCAAGGGCCGGAAAGTGCTTAACACGTTCTGCTACACAGGCGGCTTTTCGGTGTCCGCTTTAAAGGCTGGTGCCTCAGAAGTGGTCAGCGTCGACAGTTCGCAAAAAGCCATTGACCTGACTGAGCAAATCATTGATTTGAATTTCGGGAAAACGGAAAAACATACTTCCCTTTGTGCTGACGCTTTCGACTATCTGGCTAAAATGCCCGACGATTTTGATGTGATTGTGCTTGACCCACCTGCCTTTGCCAAGCATGTAAGGGTGCTTGAAAATGGCCTCAAGGGCTATCGCACGATTAATGAAAAGGCCATCAAAAAAATAAAGCCTGGAGGAATACTTTTTACGTTTTCATGCTCTCAGGTGGTGTCACCGCAAGATTTTCGCACGGCTGTGTTTTCAGCCGCCGCTGCCACAGGACGTGAGGTTCGCATCCTGTACCAAGTGCATCAGCCAGCCGACCACCCGGTAAGCATTTACCACCCTGAGGGGGAGTATTTGAAGGGATTGGTGCTGCAGATAAGTTAA
- a CDS encoding nucleotide pyrophosphohydrolase codes for MTIEQAQEQVDQWIKTVGVRYFNELTNMTILTEEVGELARIMARTYGEQSFKDSDKGRDLGDEMADVLWVLICLANQTGVNLTEAFQKNLEKKTSRDKTRHKDNEKLK; via the coding sequence ATGACGATAGAACAAGCACAGGAGCAGGTAGATCAGTGGATAAAAACGGTTGGCGTCCGCTATTTCAACGAGCTGACCAACATGACGATTCTGACCGAAGAAGTGGGCGAGCTGGCCCGCATTATGGCAAGGACTTACGGCGAGCAGTCGTTCAAAGACTCAGACAAAGGAAGAGACCTGGGAGATGAAATGGCCGATGTGCTGTGGGTATTGATTTGTCTGGCCAATCAGACTGGTGTCAATCTCACAGAGGCATTCCAAAAGAACCTGGAAAAAAAGACCAGCAGAGACAAGACCCGCCACAAGGACAATGAAAAGCTGAAGTAG
- the dtd gene encoding D-aminoacyl-tRNA deacylase, with translation MIGVVQRVSEASVTINGAVEGKIGTGIMLLLGIEEADTQEDIEWLSRKIVNLRIFNDDDGVMNRSLAEVGGDILLISQFTLHASTKKGNRPSYIKAARPDVAIPLYEKMIARLQADLQREIETGEFGADMKVALVNDGPVTIIIDTKNKA, from the coding sequence ATGATTGGAGTGGTTCAAAGAGTGTCGGAGGCATCGGTAACGATTAACGGCGCCGTCGAAGGAAAAATCGGAACTGGTATTATGCTGCTTCTGGGTATTGAGGAGGCCGATACTCAGGAGGACATAGAGTGGTTGAGCAGGAAGATTGTCAATCTGCGGATCTTTAACGACGATGACGGTGTGATGAACCGAAGCCTTGCGGAGGTTGGGGGCGACATACTGCTTATCAGTCAATTTACGCTGCATGCCAGCACAAAAAAGGGCAACCGGCCTTCCTACATCAAAGCTGCCAGGCCGGATGTGGCAATACCTCTTTATGAGAAAATGATTGCCCGGCTGCAGGCTGATTTGCAACGTGAAATTGAGACGGGTGAGTTTGGGGCCGATATGAAAGTGGCACTTGTAAACGATGGCCCTGTTACGATCATTATTGATACTAAGAACAAAGCTTAA
- a CDS encoding NAD-dependent epimerase/dehydratase family protein, which translates to MGKTALIAGATGLVGTSLLDQLVGDDYYDNIVVLTRRELPSASSKVRAVITDFENLESLSADIQAHHFFCCLGTTLKKAGSKEAFFKVDYTYCFNLAQVAAKTATCEQFHIVTALGANAESVIYYNKVKGMLEEALKKLSLPSLYIYQPSLLLGERNERRPFEEIAKFFSKLFSFFMIASSRKLFAIDASRVAKGMVVTAKKGLPGLHVFPSRQIEKITTTKD; encoded by the coding sequence ATGGGTAAGACTGCACTTATAGCTGGTGCCACTGGTTTGGTTGGTACATCGCTGCTGGATCAGCTGGTTGGCGATGATTATTATGATAACATTGTAGTCCTCACACGAAGAGAGCTCCCATCTGCAAGCAGCAAAGTTCGGGCTGTTATAACAGATTTTGAGAATTTGGAGAGCCTTTCCGCTGATATCCAAGCCCATCATTTTTTTTGCTGCCTGGGCACCACTTTGAAAAAGGCCGGATCGAAGGAAGCTTTTTTTAAAGTGGATTATACCTACTGTTTCAATCTGGCTCAGGTGGCCGCTAAAACTGCCACATGTGAGCAGTTCCACATTGTTACCGCCTTGGGAGCCAATGCTGAGTCGGTCATTTATTACAACAAAGTGAAAGGGATGCTCGAAGAGGCGTTGAAGAAATTAAGTCTCCCTTCGCTATATATTTACCAACCCTCTCTTCTTTTGGGTGAAAGGAATGAGCGCCGCCCTTTTGAAGAAATTGCCAAGTTTTTTTCCAAACTATTCTCCTTTTTCATGATAGCATCGAGTAGAAAGCTTTTTGCTATTGACGCCAGCAGGGTGGCAAAGGGAATGGTCGTTACGGCCAAAAAGGGGCTACCAGGCCTCCACGTTTTCCCCTCCCGACAAATTGAAAAAATTACGACAACAAAGGATTAG
- a CDS encoding YkvA family protein: protein MEENKEKKALSSYEKKAERVLRDGERVDKIIGSVSTKLGEITRSNEKLSGFVGRIKVISRMVKNYISGNYRVMPWKSIVLLVAGLIYFITPIDLIPDFIPALGLIDDISMIAFIYRSLKQDIDEYLLWERDNFSI, encoded by the coding sequence ATGGAGGAGAATAAGGAGAAAAAAGCGCTGTCGTCGTATGAAAAGAAAGCCGAGAGGGTACTTCGGGATGGAGAGCGTGTGGATAAAATAATTGGGAGCGTGTCCACAAAGCTTGGTGAGATTACCCGAAGCAATGAAAAGCTCAGTGGTTTTGTCGGACGGATCAAGGTTATTTCCAGAATGGTGAAGAACTATATTTCTGGTAATTACCGTGTAATGCCCTGGAAAAGCATCGTCCTCCTGGTTGCTGGTCTTATTTATTTTATCACCCCTATAGACCTTATTCCTGATTTTATTCCAGCGCTGGGGCTTATCGATGACATCTCAATGATTGCATTCATTTACCGTAGCTTAAAGCAGGATATTGACGAGTACCTGTTATGGGAAAGGGATAATTTTTCGATTTGA
- a CDS encoding DUF7935 family protein, whose product MEPLVDLAKIIIPAGLVLYAMYLMVRSFLNKELEKRMLELKMKNTESILPIRLQAYERMCLFLERISPSNLLARLSTGNLTSKELQHVLLKEIRDEFNHNLSQQLYMSDDAWRSIKSAMESVIMIVNQAITEVNPESKSIELAKAVIQRAMQEERDPVEQALSFMKDEIRKVF is encoded by the coding sequence ATGGAACCCTTAGTTGATCTTGCAAAAATCATTATCCCGGCTGGCCTGGTACTTTATGCTATGTACCTGATGGTTAGGTCGTTTCTGAACAAGGAGTTGGAAAAAAGGATGTTGGAGTTGAAAATGAAGAATACCGAGAGCATTCTTCCGATCAGGCTCCAGGCCTATGAGAGGATGTGTCTTTTTCTTGAGAGGATATCGCCAAGTAACCTGCTTGCCAGGCTCAGCACCGGAAACCTCACTTCCAAGGAACTACAGCATGTGCTTCTCAAGGAGATCCGGGATGAGTTTAACCATAATTTGTCGCAGCAGCTTTACATGTCAGATGACGCCTGGAGGTCGATAAAAAGTGCCATGGAAAGTGTGATTATGATTGTTAATCAGGCCATTACAGAGGTGAATCCAGAATCGAAGAGTATTGAATTGGCAAAGGCCGTCATTCAAAGGGCCATGCAGGAAGAGCGTGACCCCGTAGAGCAAGCCTTGAGTTTTATGAAAGATGAAATCAGAAAGGTGTTTTAG
- a CDS encoding HesB/IscA family protein gives MNIHPVSISEKALGEIKEIIAKKKIPEGYGLRIGIRGAGCAGVSYMLGFDKKKEGDIEYSIAGINVFIEKKHTMYLIGLEVDFYDGADARGFSFVNPDLPVPDQAH, from the coding sequence ATGAATATACACCCTGTAAGCATTAGCGAGAAAGCGCTGGGGGAGATCAAAGAGATCATTGCCAAAAAGAAAATCCCGGAAGGCTATGGTCTGCGCATTGGTATCAGAGGAGCGGGCTGTGCAGGTGTTTCCTACATGCTTGGTTTCGACAAGAAAAAAGAGGGAGACATTGAGTACTCAATAGCAGGAATAAACGTGTTTATTGAGAAAAAGCACACCATGTACCTGATCGGCCTGGAGGTAGATTTTTACGATGGCGCTGATGCCCGTGGTTTTTCTTTTGTTAACCCCGACCTACCGGTGCCTGACCAGGCTCACTGA
- the folB gene encoding dihydroneopterin aldolase, which translates to MQGKIALKGLMFHSFHGVHSFERERGNDFRIDLVFQTDISKAALSDKLADTLDYEEVYQIVAEIMEVPVNLLEHLAYKISEKLFAEYTEVKILDITVAKILPPLEGRCEESSVSLVRHR; encoded by the coding sequence ATGCAGGGAAAAATTGCACTGAAAGGACTGATGTTTCACTCTTTTCATGGCGTTCATAGCTTTGAACGTGAAAGAGGCAATGATTTTCGCATTGACCTGGTTTTCCAAACAGACATTTCCAAAGCCGCTTTGTCCGATAAGCTGGCCGACACCCTCGACTATGAGGAGGTATATCAGATAGTGGCTGAGATCATGGAAGTTCCGGTTAACTTACTTGAGCACCTGGCTTACAAAATATCAGAGAAGCTTTTTGCAGAATACACTGAGGTGAAGATACTTGACATAACTGTGGCTAAGATATTGCCGCCGCTGGAGGGCAGGTGTGAGGAGTCGTCAGTGAGCCTGGTCAGGCACCGGTAG
- a CDS encoding DivIVA domain-containing protein, whose product MKITPLEIRQKSFEKAFRGLDKDEVNAFLLTLSQEWERMQDEHKELRYKLEAAEKEVAKLREVESSLFKTLKTADDTAANLIEQASKAAELHMKETQMKAEALMSEAKNKARAMIERAEDHSREIIEDLHEEVKTLEQTYKSIENHRDNLINSLRMSSSDIMEKVDRIEKNRSGKTFDEQLKKVKALSRAKKEIFSDEDVRLESSTEVTKLSVEAGVKPAQKAPVKEEVKAKTVTESRKVIKVAGEEYSLEEISSTGSFFDELN is encoded by the coding sequence ATGAAAATTACTCCGTTAGAAATAAGGCAAAAGTCTTTTGAAAAGGCTTTTAGAGGCCTCGACAAAGATGAAGTGAATGCATTTTTGCTCACACTTTCACAAGAGTGGGAGAGAATGCAAGATGAGCACAAGGAGTTGCGCTATAAGCTGGAGGCCGCCGAAAAAGAAGTTGCCAAGCTCCGTGAAGTTGAAAGCTCGCTGTTCAAAACCCTCAAAACTGCTGATGATACGGCTGCTAACCTTATCGAGCAGGCCAGTAAAGCAGCCGAACTTCATATGAAGGAGACGCAAATGAAGGCGGAGGCGTTGATGAGCGAAGCGAAAAACAAGGCCCGTGCGATGATTGAGAGGGCTGAAGATCATTCGAGAGAAATCATTGAAGATTTGCACGAGGAAGTGAAAACCCTGGAGCAAACTTATAAGTCTATTGAGAACCATCGTGACAATTTGATCAATAGCCTGAGGATGTCGTCCAGCGATATCATGGAAAAGGTGGATCGCATCGAAAAGAACAGAAGCGGAAAAACCTTTGATGAACAATTGAAAAAGGTAAAGGCTCTTTCCCGTGCGAAAAAGGAGATTTTTTCGGATGAGGATGTGAGGCTTGAGTCGTCTACTGAGGTCACAAAACTTTCCGTGGAAGCTGGGGTAAAGCCAGCTCAAAAAGCTCCCGTAAAAGAAGAAGTCAAAGCGAAGACCGTCACCGAATCCAGAAAGGTGATCAAGGTAGCAGGCGAGGAGTACAGCCTGGAGGAAATCAGTTCGACGGGCTCATTTTTTGATGAGCTGAATTGA
- a CDS encoding WD40 repeat domain-containing protein, translated as MSKVEVKKLAAITGHKDCIYTLARGGTSQLFYSAAGDGMVASWDLEAPENGRLVAKLDNSIYALCYIHEAGFLVAGHNYDGIHFIDTAKGKEKASLKLTDAAIFDIQYYRDLLFVATGSGEVIVIDWPNVKIVRRLKFSDKSARTIAVNPVDRHLAVGYSDAAIRVIDLQTYDLINTIDSHTNSVFSVCYSPDFKWLLSGGRDAHLKVWDVEKDYVAYESIVAHMYAINHIVYNPSGSHFVTCSMDKSIKVWDASTLQLLKVIDKARHAGHGTSVNKMLWTAYNDQLVSASDDRSISVWDLNFNPSHFE; from the coding sequence ATGTCAAAAGTGGAGGTGAAAAAATTGGCTGCCATTACCGGGCACAAAGACTGTATTTATACGTTAGCCCGGGGAGGCACCAGCCAGCTGTTCTACTCCGCTGCCGGCGATGGTATGGTGGCCAGCTGGGATTTGGAGGCACCGGAAAACGGTCGACTGGTAGCCAAGCTGGACAATTCAATTTATGCCCTTTGTTACATCCATGAGGCTGGCTTTTTGGTCGCTGGACATAATTACGACGGCATCCATTTCATTGACACTGCCAAAGGCAAAGAAAAAGCTTCCCTGAAGTTGACCGACGCTGCTATATTCGATATTCAGTACTACAGGGATTTGTTATTTGTGGCGACTGGAAGCGGTGAGGTGATTGTGATTGACTGGCCAAATGTGAAAATTGTTCGCAGGCTTAAATTCAGCGACAAAAGCGCCAGAACGATTGCCGTGAACCCGGTAGACAGGCACCTGGCAGTGGGTTATTCCGACGCTGCCATAAGAGTGATCGATCTTCAAACTTATGATTTGATCAATACCATTGACTCTCATACCAATTCTGTGTTCTCTGTTTGCTACTCACCTGACTTCAAATGGCTGCTAAGCGGGGGCAGGGATGCTCATTTGAAGGTGTGGGATGTGGAGAAGGATTATGTGGCTTATGAGTCCATCGTTGCCCATATGTATGCCATCAATCACATTGTTTACAACCCTTCGGGTAGCCATTTTGTAACGTGCAGCATGGACAAAAGCATCAAGGTGTGGGACGCCTCAACACTTCAACTACTAAAAGTGATCGACAAAGCACGCCATGCCGGGCACGGCACTTCGGTGAATAAAATGCTGTGGACGGCTTACAATGACCAGCTTGTTTCTGCCAGCGACGACAGGTCCATATCAGTGTGGGATTTGAATTTCAACCCCTCCCACTTTGAATGA
- a CDS encoding 4'-phosphopantetheinyl transferase family protein, with protein MPVVLTKRISEDEILAIWEITESYEEFEERLHRTPWIDNGQEGTIHPIKRLEYLACRFATEHLAGAINIPFHGVYKDFHGKPHPKGDEFFLSWSHAYPYAVSCIHLKKPVGIDIERPREQLVRASSKYMNDEETSLVEGNNLDQLCLIWAAKEAIFKMNGRSGLSLKDDITIESIENTKKKVLSKANINGSIKKISLDFFRMKENWVVYTR; from the coding sequence ATGCCAGTGGTTCTGACGAAACGTATTAGTGAGGACGAAATTCTGGCGATTTGGGAAATCACCGAGTCGTACGAGGAATTTGAAGAGCGTCTTCACAGAACCCCCTGGATCGACAATGGGCAGGAAGGAACCATCCACCCCATCAAAAGGCTGGAGTACCTCGCCTGCCGTTTTGCGACAGAGCACCTTGCCGGGGCTATCAATATTCCGTTTCACGGAGTTTATAAAGACTTCCACGGCAAGCCGCACCCTAAGGGAGACGAGTTTTTCCTTTCCTGGTCGCATGCCTACCCGTATGCTGTGAGCTGTATCCATCTCAAAAAGCCTGTTGGCATAGATATTGAAAGACCCAGAGAGCAGCTTGTGAGAGCAAGCAGTAAATACATGAATGATGAAGAAACATCTTTGGTAGAAGGAAACAACCTTGATCAGCTATGCCTCATTTGGGCCGCCAAGGAGGCTATTTTCAAAATGAACGGAAGAAGCGGTTTGTCGCTGAAGGACGACATAACAATAGAGAGCATAGAAAATACCAAAAAAAAGGTATTGTCTAAGGCCAATATTAATGGTAGCATTAAAAAAATATCTCTCGATTTCTTTCGCATGAAAGAAAACTGGGTGGTATATACCCGATAA
- a CDS encoding redoxin domain-containing protein yields the protein MKKTACVFFLIACLLQTTAPVYSQTISGDINLQDVSSGKSFSFSSLSGAKGIVVFFTSEHCPYAKLYEKRIVTLAAELKGLGIHTVLVNPNDGILSPDDAVEKMKGKSYPFPYLADKQQQCVKMFNAQKTPEVFLIKASGSNYELVYQGAFDDNPMSEEEVTETYLANAARALAAGKAVAKKMTRPTGCMIKSR from the coding sequence TTGAAAAAGACTGCTTGTGTATTTTTTTTAATTGCCTGCTTACTTCAAACTACTGCGCCGGTTTACAGCCAAACTATCTCGGGCGATATCAACCTGCAGGACGTTTCGTCAGGAAAATCCTTTAGTTTTTCAAGTTTATCCGGAGCTAAGGGCATTGTCGTATTTTTTACGAGTGAACACTGCCCTTATGCCAAGCTTTACGAAAAGCGAATAGTGACGCTGGCGGCTGAGCTCAAGGGACTCGGTATACATACTGTGTTGGTAAATCCCAACGATGGCATACTAAGCCCCGATGATGCTGTGGAAAAGATGAAAGGAAAAAGCTATCCTTTTCCCTACCTGGCCGACAAACAGCAGCAGTGCGTGAAAATGTTCAACGCCCAAAAAACACCAGAAGTGTTCCTGATCAAAGCTTCAGGAAGCAATTATGAATTGGTTTATCAGGGAGCATTCGACGACAACCCGATGTCGGAAGAAGAGGTAACGGAGACTTATCTGGCCAATGCGGCCCGGGCATTAGCTGCCGGGAAAGCAGTTGCCAAAAAGATGACGAGACCTACTGGTTGCATGATTAAGAGCCGTTAA